The following are encoded together in the Glycine soja cultivar W05 chromosome 5, ASM419377v2, whole genome shotgun sequence genome:
- the LOC114413455 gene encoding RING-H2 finger protein ATL20-like: protein MAPSAILLCAFCIFLSNLQSTRGSKQINCNTLRCGDIDIQFPFGLRGSNQDRGCRYYPVQSFQLSCLHGGTQTILTLPGFGNLTVKSIDYESQSIRVNDPDGCLPKRFLQKWSLSVSDSPFVLNPMIYGTIPFNLTFLRCPSNVTDSSQYPLVPISCLSNNSNYSVIASWSQPIMSSPSLSQQCQVMSRALVPLPVLDMPMWPFWPDLNTDLDLVWTEPDCRNCALSGQVCGFSKEKTKTPQVRCFARDSTKGLSRSAKYGLAIGVGIPGLLCLIGISCCICGKLTNRRRSADLPVTISLEPVPFVMGLDGATIDKYPKTLIGESGRLLKPNDNTCAICLSEYQPKETLRSIPECNHYFHADCIDEWLRLNATCPLCRNSPEASSTASFFSLSPTSSSSSRSPQ, encoded by the exons ATGGCTCCCTCAGCCATATTATTATGTGCTTTTTGCATCTTCCTTTCCAATCTCCAAAGCACAAGAGGGAGCAAACAGATCAACTGCAACACCTTGCGTTGCGGCGATATAGATATTCAGTTCCCTTTCGGTTTGAGAGGATCCAACCAAGATCGTGGCTGCAGGTATTACCCAGTTCAAAGCTTCCAACTTTCGTGCCTCCACGGAGGAACACAAACCATTCTCACCCTCCCAGGCTTCGGTAACTTAACCGTCAAAAGCATCGATTACGAATCCCAAAGCATCCGAGTCAACGACCCAGATGGGTGTCTCCCGAAACGGTTCTTACAAAAGTGGAGCCTTTCGGTTTCGGATTCACCTTTTGTTTTAAACCCCATGATTTATGGGACAATTCCCTTTAACCTCACTTTCCTGCGATGCCCCTCCAACGTGACGGACTCGTCTCAATACCCCTTGGTGCCAATTTCGTGCCTGAGCAACAACAGCAACTACTCGGTCATAGCTTCGTGGTCGCAACCTATTATGTCGTCACCCTCGTTGTCTCAACAGTGCCAGGTCATGTCTCGGGCTCTTGTCCCTCTCCCCGTGTTGGACATGCCCATGTGGCCCTTCTGGCCCGATCTCAACACTGATCTTGATTTGGTTTGGACCGAACCCGATTGTAGGAACTGTGCACTCAGTGGCCAAGTTTGTGGGTTCTCCAAGGAGAAAACTAAAACCCCTCAAGTTCGGTGTTTCGCTAGGGACTCCACCAAAG GTCTTTCAAGAAGTGCCAAATATGGGTTAGCAATAGGAGTGGGAATACCTGGACTCTTGTGTCTAATCGGGATTTCTTGCTGTATCTGCGGCAAGCTAACAAATCGTCGACGTAGCGCGGATCTTCCGGTGACAATTTCCCTAGAACCCGTCCCTTTCGTAATGGGACTGGACGGTGCCACAATTGACAAGTATCCCAAAACTCTTATTGGGGAGAGTGGGCGCTTACTGAAGCCCAATGACAACACCTGCGCAATTTGCCTCTCTGAATATCAACCCAAAGAGACCTTGAGGAGCATTCCCGAATGTAACCATTATTTTCACGCAGATTGCATAGATGAGTGGCTCAGATTGAATGCCACGTGTCCCTTGTGCAGGAATTCGCCTGAGGCATCTTCCactgcttcttttttttccttgtctCCCACTTCTTCATCGTCCTCTCGGTCTCCACAgtaa